A portion of the Nitratidesulfovibrio termitidis HI1 genome contains these proteins:
- a CDS encoding ABC transporter permease: protein MAAYREVVVRTPLALKVLPILSVATFFIAWEIVVRTGVVPDTMLAAPTTVTQLLFDKFTNVDPDGALLHQHAWVSIQEAFGGYFLALAVGLPLGLAMGWFNVAEGLARPIFEIIRPIPPVAWIPLTIFWFGIGLPGKIFIIWLGGLVPCVINAYVGVKMTNPTLIQMARTYGASDWQIFRQLCIPSALPMVFGALQIALACCWTNLVAAELLAADAGLGFMITMGRRLALPEMVVLGMFMVGLTGAFIGVIIDRVEKRLLAGIRR from the coding sequence ATGGCCGCATATCGCGAGGTTGTCGTAAGAACGCCGTTGGCGCTGAAGGTGCTGCCCATCCTCAGCGTAGCCACGTTCTTCATCGCATGGGAAATAGTCGTGCGCACCGGGGTCGTGCCGGATACCATGCTGGCCGCGCCCACCACAGTGACGCAACTGCTGTTCGACAAATTCACCAACGTGGACCCCGACGGCGCACTGCTGCACCAGCACGCCTGGGTCAGCATCCAGGAAGCCTTCGGCGGCTATTTCCTGGCCCTGGCCGTAGGGCTGCCGCTAGGGCTGGCCATGGGCTGGTTCAACGTGGCCGAAGGTCTTGCACGGCCCATCTTCGAAATCATCCGCCCCATCCCCCCGGTGGCGTGGATACCCCTGACCATCTTCTGGTTCGGCATCGGGTTGCCCGGCAAGATCTTCATCATCTGGCTGGGGGGGCTGGTTCCGTGCGTCATCAACGCCTACGTGGGGGTCAAGATGACCAACCCCACGCTCATCCAGATGGCCCGCACCTACGGGGCCAGCGACTGGCAGATTTTCCGGCAGCTGTGCATCCCTTCCGCCCTGCCCATGGTTTTCGGCGCATTGCAGATTGCGCTGGCCTGCTGCTGGACCAACCTTGTGGCGGCAGAACTGCTGGCCGCCGACGCGGGCCTGGGGTTCATGATCACCATGGGCAGGCGGCTGGCCTTGCCCGAAATGGTGGTGCTGGGCATGTTCATGGTGGGGCTGACCGGCGCCTTCATCGGCGTGATCATCGACAGGGTGGAAAAGCGGCTGCTGGCCGGGATCAGGAGGTAG
- a CDS encoding ABC transporter permease encodes MSQEATCSAASSSIANETVGQVVDRGPLNLTRILTNRWFLHTVSIVAFFSLWDWLARSNVLGGGSSALARPLEVLEQLAVLTREELAELTLWGHVWASTQRVVVGFSIAAAIAVPLGLFMALNRYVNAIVKPLFDLLKPMPPISWISISILWFGIGETSKVFIIVLGTFVPCLLNAYNGVRLVEPELYDVVRMLGGKRRDEILHVCFPASFPAIFAGLQISLSIAWTCVLAAELVSARSGLGYIIVQGMNLSQPAMVIGGMAVIAAAAWGTTLLVTALERKLCPWKRKIAGL; translated from the coding sequence ATGTCGCAGGAAGCCACATGCAGCGCCGCAAGTTCTTCCATCGCCAACGAGACCGTGGGACAGGTGGTGGACCGCGGTCCGCTTAACCTCACCCGCATCCTCACCAACCGCTGGTTCCTGCATACCGTGTCCATCGTGGCCTTTTTCTCGCTGTGGGACTGGCTGGCGCGCTCCAACGTGCTGGGCGGGGGCAGCAGCGCCCTGGCCCGCCCGCTCGAAGTGCTGGAACAACTGGCGGTGCTCACCCGCGAGGAACTGGCGGAACTGACCCTGTGGGGCCACGTGTGGGCCAGCACCCAGCGCGTGGTGGTGGGCTTTTCCATCGCCGCCGCCATCGCCGTGCCGCTGGGCCTGTTCATGGCCTTGAACCGCTACGTCAACGCCATCGTGAAACCCCTGTTCGACCTGCTGAAGCCCATGCCGCCCATTTCGTGGATATCCATTTCCATCCTGTGGTTCGGCATCGGCGAAACGTCCAAGGTGTTCATCATCGTGCTGGGCACCTTCGTGCCTTGCCTGCTCAACGCATACAACGGCGTGCGCCTGGTGGAACCGGAACTGTACGACGTGGTGCGCATGCTGGGCGGCAAGCGGCGCGACGAAATCCTGCACGTCTGTTTTCCGGCCTCTTTTCCGGCGATCTTCGCGGGGCTGCAGATATCGCTCAGCATCGCCTGGACCTGCGTGCTGGCGGCGGAACTGGTCAGCGCCCGTTCGGGCCTGGGGTACATCATCGTGCAGGGCATGAACCTGTCGCAACCGGCCATGGTCATCGGCGGCATGGCGGTCATCGCGGCGGCGGCGTGGGGCACCACGCTACTGGTCACCGCGCTGGAACGCAAGCTGTGCCCGTGGAAGCGCAAGATCGCCGGGCTGTAG
- a CDS encoding ABC transporter ATP-binding protein, translating to MIECRNVSKTFIQKGTQEVPVLEDVSIDVQANEFVVILGPGQSGKSTLLRIIAGLETPTTGTVTLDGEPVTGPGADRGLVFQGYMLFPWKTVLGNVEMGPKLCGLSKEEARDIAMHYIDLVGLSGFEKHYPHQLSGGMKQRVGIARAYANKPRVMLLDEPFGQLDAQTRIFMEQETERIWQTDRRTVIFVTNNTDEALFLADRIVTIEGKLPGRVQRTYTVDLPRPRDLTGMRFLEMRRELIDASVLTL from the coding sequence GTGATCGAATGCCGCAACGTAAGCAAGACCTTCATCCAGAAAGGCACGCAGGAAGTGCCGGTGCTCGAGGACGTGAGCATCGACGTGCAGGCCAACGAATTCGTGGTCATTCTCGGCCCCGGCCAGAGCGGCAAGAGCACGCTTCTGCGCATCATCGCCGGGCTGGAAACGCCCACCACCGGCACCGTCACCCTGGACGGCGAGCCGGTGACCGGGCCAGGGGCCGACCGAGGACTGGTGTTCCAGGGGTACATGCTCTTTCCGTGGAAGACCGTGCTCGGCAACGTGGAAATGGGGCCGAAACTGTGCGGCCTGTCCAAGGAGGAAGCCCGCGACATCGCCATGCACTACATCGACCTTGTCGGGCTTTCCGGATTCGAGAAACACTACCCGCATCAGCTTTCCGGCGGCATGAAGCAGCGCGTGGGCATTGCCCGCGCCTACGCCAACAAGCCCCGGGTGATGCTGCTGGACGAGCCCTTCGGCCAACTGGACGCCCAGACGCGCATCTTCATGGAACAGGAAACCGAACGCATCTGGCAGACCGACAGGCGCACCGTCATCTTCGTGACCAACAACACCGACGAGGCGCTGTTCCTGGCCGACAGGATCGTCACCATCGAGGGCAAGCTGCCCGGTCGGGTGCAGCGCACCTACACCGTGGATCTGCCACGCCCCCGCGACCTGACGGGCATGCGCTTTCTGGAAATGCGCCGTGAACTCATAGACGCCTCGGTGCTCACCCTGTAG
- the mgtE gene encoding magnesium transporter has protein sequence MTGQEHEHDRECVDGAPRDEGDACRTIVLPEECRDPATPGEDAEFAHPADVADHLENLSLERQVCVLRHLPAEDAAEALAELDEHVRVDLLENLDADVAAQILSEMSPDDAADVLDELDEDHRDVLLSSLETEDAEEIRHLMAFDPDTAGGVMNTEVIILDHGLTADQAILQIRAEIEDKEIPYYAYVVDEQDRLVGVLSLRDIMLCKPGTRLRDEARGQGLISVLFDQDKEEVAHLLGHYNFMAMPVVDYEGRLLGVVTHDDIIDIIHDEASEDMLGMVGAGTDESVDTPWHESVLKRLPWLVINMLNSAVSASVVYMFEGSIAQMAVLAVLMPMVANQAGNTGQQALAVMIRQLAVERFDRRKAWWAVLREAKIGLSSGAIVALLVLCAVWAFAGSWKLATVMSLALLLDMLLGALAGASIPLILRAVGRDPAQASSIFLTAITDGAGFFIFLGLATLVLF, from the coding sequence ATGACCGGGCAGGAACACGAGCACGACCGCGAATGCGTGGACGGCGCCCCCCGCGACGAGGGGGACGCCTGCCGGACCATCGTGCTGCCCGAGGAGTGCCGCGACCCAGCCACGCCGGGTGAAGACGCCGAGTTTGCCCACCCCGCCGACGTTGCCGACCATCTGGAAAATCTTTCGCTGGAACGACAGGTGTGCGTGCTGCGCCACCTGCCCGCAGAGGACGCCGCCGAGGCCCTGGCCGAACTCGACGAGCACGTACGCGTCGACCTGCTGGAAAACCTCGACGCCGACGTGGCCGCCCAGATCCTGTCCGAAATGTCGCCCGACGACGCGGCGGACGTGCTGGACGAACTGGACGAGGACCACCGCGACGTCCTGCTGAGCAGCCTCGAAACCGAGGACGCCGAGGAAATCCGTCACCTCATGGCCTTTGACCCGGACACCGCGGGCGGGGTCATGAATACCGAGGTGATCATCCTCGACCACGGCCTGACCGCCGACCAGGCCATCCTGCAAATCCGCGCCGAGATCGAAGACAAGGAAATTCCCTACTACGCCTACGTGGTGGACGAGCAGGACCGCCTGGTGGGCGTGCTTTCGCTGCGCGACATCATGCTGTGCAAGCCCGGCACCAGGCTGCGGGACGAAGCCCGCGGCCAGGGCCTGATTTCCGTGCTGTTCGACCAGGACAAGGAAGAGGTGGCGCACCTGCTGGGCCACTACAACTTCATGGCCATGCCCGTGGTGGACTACGAGGGCCGCCTGCTGGGCGTGGTCACCCACGACGACATCATCGACATTATCCACGACGAAGCGTCCGAGGACATGCTGGGCATGGTGGGCGCAGGCACGGACGAAAGCGTGGATACGCCGTGGCACGAATCGGTGCTGAAGCGCCTGCCGTGGCTGGTCATCAACATGCTGAACTCTGCGGTGTCGGCGTCCGTCGTGTACATGTTCGAAGGGTCCATTGCCCAGATGGCGGTGCTGGCCGTGCTGATGCCCATGGTGGCCAACCAGGCGGGCAACACCGGGCAGCAGGCGCTGGCCGTGATGATCCGGCAACTGGCCGTCGAGCGGTTCGACCGGCGCAAGGCGTGGTGGGCCGTGCTGCGCGAGGCCAAGATAGGACTTTCCAGCGGTGCCATTGTCGCGCTGCTGGTACTGTGCGCGGTGTGGGCGTTTGCCGGGTCGTGGAAGCTGGCCACGGTGATGTCACTGGCGCTGCTGCTGGACATGCTGCTGGGCGCGCTGGCCGGGGCGTCCATTCCGCTCATCTTGCGGGCAGTCGGGCGCGACCCGGCGCAGGCGTCCAGCATCTTCCTGACCGCCATCACCGACGGCGCGGGTTTTTTCATCTTTCTGGGGCTGGCGACGCTGGTCCTGTTTTAG
- the nadC gene encoding carboxylating nicotinate-nucleotide diphosphorylase has product MSSHTVPDFDTFFAGQPREHLLAAIDLALLEDGPDLTSDAVFGPVDRLAAQIVAKQQTLVAGLPVAPLVMERCASLLESPVVGGWTWTPHTADGDELPPGSIAADIEGPARLVLKAERVILNFVCHLSGIANLTRRYARELDGTSTRLLDTRKTLPGLRFPEKYAVLVGGGQNHRRTLAEMLMLKDNHIDAAGSITAAVAALRAAYATCPPIEVECRTLDEVREAVASKVDRIMLDNMDLALLRESLTLVPPGIETEASGGVTLETLRQLAEASPHGPDFVSVGRLTHSAPVADFSMRIRKA; this is encoded by the coding sequence ATGTCATCGCATACCGTACCGGATTTCGACACATTCTTTGCGGGCCAACCCCGCGAACACCTGCTGGCCGCCATCGACCTGGCCCTGCTGGAAGACGGCCCGGACCTGACCAGCGACGCCGTGTTCGGCCCCGTGGACCGGCTGGCCGCCCAGATCGTGGCCAAGCAGCAGACCCTGGTGGCCGGGCTGCCCGTTGCCCCGCTGGTGATGGAACGTTGCGCCTCCCTGCTGGAAAGCCCGGTGGTGGGCGGCTGGACGTGGACTCCCCACACCGCCGACGGCGACGAACTGCCCCCCGGCTCCATCGCCGCCGACATCGAAGGTCCGGCGCGCCTAGTGCTGAAGGCGGAACGGGTCATCCTGAACTTCGTCTGCCACCTGTCCGGCATCGCCAATCTTACCCGCCGCTACGCGCGCGAACTGGACGGCACGTCCACCCGCCTGCTGGATACGCGCAAAACCCTGCCGGGGTTGCGCTTTCCCGAAAAGTACGCAGTACTGGTGGGCGGCGGGCAAAACCACCGCCGCACCCTGGCCGAAATGCTGATGCTGAAGGACAACCACATCGACGCCGCCGGGTCCATCACCGCCGCCGTGGCGGCGCTACGCGCGGCCTACGCGACCTGCCCGCCCATCGAGGTGGAATGCCGCACCCTGGACGAGGTGCGCGAGGCCGTGGCCAGCAAGGTGGACCGCATCATGCTGGACAACATGGACCTTGCGCTCCTGCGCGAGTCGCTTACATTGGTGCCCCCCGGCATCGAAACCGAGGCCAGCGGCGGCGTCACCCTGGAAACGCTGCGGCAACTGGCCGAGGCATCTCCCCACGGGCCTGACTTCGTCTCCGTGGGCAGGCTTACCCACTCCGCCCCGGTGGCGGACTTCAGCATGCGCATACGCAAGGCATGA
- the nadA gene encoding quinolinate synthase NadA, whose protein sequence is MTAQPSQKERIAALRAALGPNLTIMGHHYQHESVIRHTDLRGDSLELARRVADTDAAAIVFCGVYFMAESAALLARPGQKVYLPEHSANCVMAQMAPAERVDAVLRALSADGRKVVPLAYVNTSLAVKAVVGRHGGAVCTSANARTMLEWTRKQGDAVLFLPDKNLARNTANLLGIADAKRHMLDVRAASFGADVLTDQARRAELLIWPGCCAIHARFNLRQMETARAAHPGCRIVVHPECSPEVVDAADAAGSTTTIIRFAENAPDGSTVIVGTEINLVRRLARQHAGRLTVLPLLESACSHMARVTEPKLLRTLEGVAAGTETPVTVPMDLHEPARAALQRMLDACA, encoded by the coding sequence ATGACCGCACAGCCCTCACAGAAAGAGCGCATTGCCGCGTTGCGCGCCGCGCTTGGCCCCAACCTGACCATCATGGGTCATCACTATCAGCACGAATCGGTCATCCGGCACACCGACCTGCGCGGCGACTCGCTGGAACTGGCCCGCCGCGTGGCCGACACGGACGCCGCCGCCATCGTGTTCTGCGGGGTGTACTTCATGGCCGAATCCGCCGCCCTGCTGGCGCGGCCCGGCCAGAAGGTGTACCTGCCGGAGCATTCCGCCAACTGCGTCATGGCCCAGATGGCCCCGGCGGAACGCGTGGACGCGGTGCTGCGCGCCCTTTCGGCCGATGGCCGCAAGGTGGTGCCGCTGGCCTACGTGAACACCTCGCTGGCGGTAAAAGCCGTGGTGGGGCGGCATGGCGGGGCCGTGTGCACATCCGCCAACGCGCGCACCATGCTGGAATGGACCCGCAAGCAGGGCGACGCCGTGCTGTTTCTGCCGGACAAGAATCTGGCCCGCAACACCGCGAACCTGCTGGGCATTGCCGACGCCAAGCGCCACATGCTGGACGTGCGCGCCGCCAGTTTCGGCGCAGACGTGCTGACCGACCAGGCCCGCCGGGCGGAACTGCTGATCTGGCCCGGCTGCTGCGCCATCCACGCCCGGTTCAACCTGCGCCAGATGGAAACGGCCCGCGCCGCGCACCCCGGCTGCCGCATCGTGGTGCATCCGGAATGTTCGCCAGAGGTGGTCGACGCCGCCGACGCCGCCGGGTCCACCACCACCATCATCCGCTTTGCGGAAAATGCCCCGGACGGTTCCACCGTCATCGTGGGCACGGAAATCAACCTCGTGCGGCGGCTGGCCCGCCAGCATGCCGGGCGGCTGACCGTGCTGCCCCTGCTGGAAAGCGCCTGTTCGCACATGGCCCGCGTGACCGAACCCAAGCTGCTGCGTACCCTGGAGGGCGTGGCGGCGGGCACGGAAACCCCGGTCACGGTGCCCATGGACCTGCACGAACCCGCCAGGGCAGCCCTGCAACGCATGCTGGACGCCTGTGCCTGA
- the nadB gene encoding L-aspartate oxidase — MNNSTYRLHTPVLVIGSGIAGCTTALTLADKGMEVTLINSGQQLDSGNSALAQGGIVFRAGDDDPRQLETDILIAGHRHNHLRAVRHIARNGPKAVQDILVDRLHIPFAKGRTPECEWDLTMEGGHGAHRILHCADYTGRAIMDGLMAAVDAAPNIRVLSERTAVDLLTSHHHARNNEFRYQLNNQCVGAYVFNEQLRRVETILADITVLATGGIGQVYLHTTNSPACIGSGVAMASRAFVRTENLEYVQFHPTALLHRSSRRFLVTEAMRGEGGRLVNGSGEHFMERYDPRADLAPRDIVARSIVEEMLRNGEECVYLDARHMEQDPSERFPTIFARCMELGIDIRRDLIPVVPAAHYFCGGILTDLTGRTTLERLYSVGECSCTGVHGANRLASTSLLEALLWGRTAAEDIARRSGGQRGLGKRLRDSIPDWQSSGDERNDDPALIAQDWATIRHTMWNYVGITRTRSRLQRAFEDLRDLSRHLHDFYKRTPLSKPLVDLFHGCQTAYMVTMAALRNKQSLGCHYRVD, encoded by the coding sequence ATGAACAATTCCACCTACCGCCTGCACACTCCGGTACTGGTCATCGGCTCGGGCATCGCCGGGTGCACCACCGCCCTCACCCTGGCCGACAAGGGCATGGAAGTGACCCTCATCAACAGCGGCCAGCAACTGGACAGCGGCAACTCTGCCCTGGCCCAGGGCGGCATCGTGTTTCGCGCGGGTGACGACGACCCCCGCCAGCTAGAAACCGACATCCTCATCGCCGGGCACCGCCACAACCACCTGCGCGCCGTGCGCCACATCGCCCGCAACGGCCCCAAGGCCGTGCAGGACATTCTTGTGGACCGGCTGCACATTCCCTTTGCCAAAGGGCGCACCCCCGAATGCGAATGGGACCTGACCATGGAAGGCGGCCACGGCGCGCACCGCATCCTGCACTGCGCAGACTACACCGGTCGCGCCATCATGGACGGGCTGATGGCGGCGGTGGACGCCGCGCCCAACATCCGCGTGCTGTCGGAACGCACCGCCGTCGACCTGCTGACCAGCCACCACCACGCCCGCAACAACGAATTCCGCTACCAGCTCAACAACCAGTGCGTGGGGGCCTACGTCTTCAACGAGCAGTTGCGCCGGGTAGAGACCATCCTTGCCGACATCACCGTGCTGGCCACCGGCGGCATCGGGCAGGTGTACCTGCACACCACCAACAGCCCGGCCTGCATCGGGTCTGGCGTGGCCATGGCCAGCCGCGCCTTCGTGCGCACCGAAAACCTGGAATACGTGCAGTTTCACCCCACCGCCCTGCTGCACCGCAGTTCGCGCCGGTTCCTGGTCACGGAGGCCATGCGCGGCGAGGGCGGGCGACTGGTGAACGGCAGCGGCGAACACTTCATGGAACGCTACGACCCGCGCGCCGACCTGGCCCCGCGCGACATCGTGGCCCGGTCCATCGTGGAGGAAATGCTGCGCAACGGCGAGGAATGCGTGTACCTGGACGCCCGCCACATGGAACAGGACCCGTCCGAGCGCTTTCCCACCATTTTTGCGCGGTGCATGGAGCTTGGCATCGACATCCGGCGCGACCTGATTCCCGTGGTGCCAGCCGCGCACTATTTCTGCGGCGGCATCCTTACCGACCTGACGGGCCGCACCACCCTGGAGCGGCTGTACAGCGTGGGCGAATGCAGCTGCACCGGCGTGCACGGGGCCAACCGCCTGGCGTCCACCTCGCTGCTGGAAGCCCTGCTGTGGGGCCGCACCGCCGCAGAGGACATCGCCAGGCGCTCCGGCGGGCAGCGCGGCCTTGGCAAGCGCCTGCGCGACTCCATCCCCGACTGGCAGTCCTCCGGCGATGAACGCAACGACGACCCCGCCCTCATCGCGCAGGACTGGGCCACCATCCGCCACACCATGTGGAACTACGTGGGCATCACCCGCACCCGCAGTCGCCTGCAACGCGCCTTCGAAGACCTGCGCGACCTGTCGCGCCACCTGCACGACTTCTACAAGCGCACCCCGCTCTCCAAGCCCCTCGTGGACCTGTTCCACGGTTGCCAGACCGCGTACATGGTGACCATGGCGGCCCTGCGGAACAAGCAGAGCCTGGGCTGCCACTACCGGGTGGATTAG
- the larB gene encoding nickel pincer cofactor biosynthesis protein LarB produces MDRTDALRDLLEGIRAGTIDVDKGMSQLRDLPYLEMGHTRFDLHRKLRNGFPEVVYGAGKTPEQVAEIFTRLRGLSHVLATRVSPEMAEHVLATCPEASYNALGRTLTMLHGELTFKPGEIGIITAGTSDLPVAEEARVTCEMLGSKAWVISDVGVAGVHRLFDRLDELRKARVLIVVAGMEGALTSVVGGLVSQPLIAVPTSVGYGANFAGLSALLGMLTSCASGITVVNIDNGFGAACAACRINNLFAE; encoded by the coding sequence ATGGACAGGACAGACGCCCTGCGGGACCTTTTGGAAGGCATCCGCGCGGGCACCATCGATGTGGACAAGGGCATGTCGCAACTGCGCGACCTGCCGTACCTTGAAATGGGCCACACCCGCTTCGACCTGCACCGCAAGCTGCGCAACGGTTTTCCCGAGGTGGTCTACGGTGCGGGCAAGACGCCCGAACAGGTGGCGGAGATTTTCACCCGGCTGCGCGGCCTCAGCCACGTGCTGGCGACCCGTGTTTCGCCGGAAATGGCGGAGCACGTGCTGGCCACCTGCCCGGAGGCCAGCTACAACGCCCTTGGCCGCACCCTGACCATGCTGCATGGTGAACTGACCTTCAAGCCCGGCGAAATCGGCATCATTACCGCTGGCACCTCCGACCTGCCCGTGGCCGAGGAAGCCCGCGTGACCTGCGAGATGCTGGGCAGCAAGGCGTGGGTCATCTCCGACGTGGGCGTGGCGGGCGTGCATCGCCTGTTCGACCGGCTGGACGAACTGCGCAAGGCCCGCGTGCTCATCGTGGTGGCGGGCATGGAAGGCGCGCTTACCAGTGTGGTGGGCGGCCTTGTCTCGCAGCCGCTCATCGCCGTTCCCACCTCGGTGGGCTACGGGGCCAACTTCGCCGGGCTGTCCGCGCTGCTGGGCATGCTTACCTCGTGCGCCAGCGGCATCACCGTGGTCAACATCGACAACGGGTTCGGCGCGGCCTGCGCCGCGTGCCGCATCAACAACCTGTTTGCGGAGTAG
- the larC gene encoding nickel pincer cofactor biosynthesis protein LarC has translation MKILFYDCFAGMSGDMHLAALLSLGVEPDYLRAELSKLGLDHEFELRVTPDMRKGIAGLRVDVVLAHEGPAEGQDCGQGDGHHHAHGHAPDQHAHHDHGHHHAYHEHGDNHHGDHHDHHDHHHGHDHAHAHDAEQHAAHDHAHAHHAHDEHAQGEHAHGHHHAHAHAHDHHHPPHRNLPDIAAIITASTLPEQVQRTSLAIFRKLAEAEAKVHGKPVDEVHFHEVGATDSIVDIVGAAICYHRLGVDAAWASPVELGGGFVRCAHGLMPVPAPATAELLSGIPTTRGATPHETTTPTGAAILATLVSRFTAAPRMAVQRTGYGIGHRDTELPNLLRVHLAEVDATHAGLAAGGASSAAFTTASGTASPLPVEPARLLQCNIDDMTAEQLAVAMEQLMEAGAMDVHFTPIMMKKGRPATCVSLLCALSEQERFARLLFRHTTTLGIKSVPIDKLVLETRFERLETPLGPVTMKLALLDGEVLRAKPELEDCKALARKHSIPLADVYLAIGKART, from the coding sequence GTGAAGATACTGTTCTACGATTGCTTCGCAGGCATGAGCGGCGACATGCATCTGGCCGCGCTGCTGTCACTTGGCGTGGAGCCCGACTACCTGCGGGCCGAGCTTTCGAAGCTGGGCCTGGACCACGAGTTCGAACTGCGGGTGACGCCCGACATGCGCAAGGGCATTGCCGGGCTGCGCGTGGACGTGGTGCTGGCGCACGAAGGCCCCGCTGAGGGGCAGGACTGCGGGCAGGGTGATGGGCATCATCACGCGCATGGGCATGCGCCCGACCAGCATGCGCATCATGACCATGGGCATCACCATGCGTACCACGAACATGGCGACAACCACCATGGTGATCACCACGACCACCACGATCATCACCATGGACACGATCACGCCCACGCGCACGACGCGGAACAGCATGCCGCGCACGATCATGCCCACGCGCACCATGCACATGACGAACATGCACAGGGAGAGCATGCCCACGGGCATCATCATGCCCACGCGCATGCGCATGACCATCACCACCCGCCGCATCGCAACCTGCCGGACATTGCGGCCATCATCACCGCCAGCACGCTGCCGGAGCAGGTGCAGCGCACCAGTCTGGCCATCTTCCGCAAGCTGGCCGAGGCCGAGGCCAAGGTGCACGGCAAGCCGGTGGACGAGGTGCATTTTCACGAGGTGGGCGCCACCGATTCCATCGTGGACATCGTGGGCGCGGCCATCTGCTACCATCGCCTTGGCGTGGACGCGGCCTGGGCCTCGCCCGTGGAGCTTGGCGGCGGCTTCGTGCGGTGCGCCCACGGGCTGATGCCCGTGCCCGCGCCAGCCACGGCAGAGCTTTTGTCGGGTATCCCCACCACGCGCGGGGCCACCCCGCATGAAACCACCACCCCCACGGGCGCGGCCATTCTGGCCACGCTGGTGAGCCGGTTCACCGCTGCGCCGCGCATGGCCGTGCAGCGTACCGGCTACGGCATCGGCCACCGCGATACCGAATTGCCCAACCTGCTGCGGGTGCATCTGGCCGAGGTGGACGCAACGCATGCCGGTCTGGCGGCTGGCGGGGCGTCTTCTGCGGCGTTCACCACCGCATCCGGGACAGCATCCCCGCTGCCCGTGGAACCCGCGCGCCTGCTGCAATGCAACATCGACGACATGACCGCCGAGCAACTGGCCGTGGCCATGGAGCAATTGATGGAAGCAGGCGCCATGGACGTGCATTTCACCCCCATCATGATGAAGAAAGGGCGGCCCGCCACCTGCGTTTCGCTGCTCTGTGCCCTGAGCGAGCAGGAACGCTTCGCCCGGTTGCTGTTCCGGCACACCACCACGCTGGGCATCAAGAGCGTGCCCATCGACAAGCTGGTGCTGGAAACGCGCTTCGAGCGGCTGGAAACCCCGCTGGGGCCGGTGACCATGAAGCTGGCCCTGCTGGACGGCGAAGTGCTGCGCGCCAAGCCGGAACTGGAAGACTGCAAGGCGCTGGCGCGCAAGCATTCCATCCCGCTGGCCGACGTGTATCTGGCTATCGGGAAGGCTCGCACTTAA